The Cellulosimicrobium cellulans genome contains the following window.
ATGACCATGCCGTAGAAGCGGCCGGACGGCATGGCCGTGAGGCCGGGGCCGCACGCCGCGGCGAGCAGGTCGACGACGTCCGCGGCCGTCGTGGGGCCGTCGGGCAGGTCGGCGCCCAGCGCGGCGACGACGTCCCCGACCGTCGCCTGCGGCGGGACGGGCCGTGTCGCGAGGGAGTCGAGCCACGCGGCGGCGTGCTCGTGCGCCCGCAGGAGGGCGGCGTCGCGGTCGTCCATGACCGGCTCCTGACCGGGCCGGACCGACGCCGGCCCCTCCGACCAGGCTGGACCCGCCCCGTGGGCGGGGCAACCGCGACCCGCGCACCGGCGCCCGTCGGTGGGAGGCGTCCCGCCGATCCGGTACGCGAGTACTTCTTACGCACAGGCAACCGTCAGGCAACACACGGTCCCTAGCGTCGGGCGGGCCAGATGTTCCCCCGACGGAAGGCCCCCTGTTGAGAACGTTCACCCTGACCCTGTCCGGCCGCGCCGTCGCGGCCGTCGTCGCGCTCGTCCTCGCGTGCGCCGCCCTGGCCGCGACGGTCGCGTACACCGTCGCCGACTCCCGGGCGTCGGCCGCCGCCGCGCGCGCCGAGGGCGCCGCGGCGCCGGTGCTCGCGTCCGGGACCGCGCCGGCCAACCCGCTCGGCATCGCGTCCGCGCGGTACGCGACCGCGACGGCGACCGCCGCCGCGGAGAAGCCGAAGGTCGTCGTCGTCGCGACCGGCGGCACCATGGCCGGCAAGGCGACCGGCCGCGACACGTTCACCAGCTACCGCGCCGGCACGTACCTCATGGCCGACATGCTGGACACGCTGCGGCCCGAGCTCGACGCGGTCGCCGACGTCACGGCCGTCCAGTTCGGCAACGCCGGCTCGTCCGGCTACTCGATGGAGCAGTTCCACGCGCTCACGCTCGAGGTGGAGAAGCAGCTGAAGACCGCCGACGCCGTCGTCGTCACGACCGGTACCGACACGCAGGAGGAGTTCGCGTACTGGCTCGACCTCACGGTCCGGTCGCGCAAGCCCGTCGTCACGTCCGGCTCGATGCGCCCGTGGGGGTCGGGCGACGGGCCGGGCTCGAGCCTCGTGTTCGGCACGGACGCGCCCGCGAACCTGTACAACGCGATCAAGGTCGCGGCGTCGCAGCAGACGTTCTGCTTCGGCACCGTGCTCATGCTCAACGACGAGATCCAGGCGGCACGCGAGGTCACGAAGACGAACTCGTACCGCACCGACACGTTCCAGACGCGCGAGTACGGCGTGCTCGGCTGGATCGACGGCGACAACGTCACGCTCGGCCGCGCCCCGGCACGCGTCATGTCCTGCGACACCGAGGAGTGGTTCACGCCGTTCGACCTCGCGAAGGTCGACCCGAAGACGCTCCCGCGCGTCGAGATCGTCACGTCCTACCAGCAGGCGGGCGGCGAGGGCGTCGCGGCGTTCGCGAACGCGGGCGTCCGGGGCATCGTCACCGCGGGCACCGGCGCGGGCGGCATCTCGTCCGCGATGAGCCAGGCCCGCACCGCGGCGATCCGCGACAAGGGCGTGTGGTTCGTGTCGACGACGCGCACCGGCTCCGGGTCGTCGTACGGGGGCGGTACGGGCATCATCGCGGGCGGTGACCTCACCGCCGTCAAGGCGCGGCTCCTGCTGCTCCTGTCGCGCGCCTTCACCGACGACTTCGCCACGGCGCAGGGGTGGTTCACGACCTACGGCAACGCGTCGTTCGACCAGTCCGCGACGGCGGCCACGGTCGGCGCCGAGCCGGGGTCCACGACCGTCCTCTTCTCGGGCACGGCGACGCCGTCGTGCAAGGCGGCGGGCAAGCAGCTCTGGCTCACGGTGTCGGTGACGAACACGGACACGGTGCCGATCGACGTGCACGTGCAGGCGGCGGCGGGCGAGCACACGTTCTCCGCGGTCCCCGCCGGCGGGACGGTCGACAAGACGTTCGCCGTCAAGGGCAAGGCGATCGAGGCGGGCGAGGCGACGCTCGTCGCGTCCAAGACCGTCGCGGGCCGAGACGTGCGGTCGCAGGCCACGGCGGCCTACCCGGAGACGTCGTGCCGCTGACGGTCTGACCATCCCCGCCGAGCACGACCTGAGGGTCGCTATCGAGTCGATGGCGGCCCTCAGGTCGTGCTCGCGCGTGCGCCGTGGCGTGCTCGGACGCGGACGCGCTCGGGAGGGGAGGCGCCCGAACGCGAGACTTACGCAGGCCTCCTCACGAATCCCCTAGGGTGGGGCCGGGCGCGACGCAGCGCCCGCTCCGACCCGACGAGGGGGACCCATGACCGACCCGACGCCGACCGCCGCCACTCCGCCGACGTTCGTCGTGACCGAGCCGCAGTTCGAGGCGATGTTCCCCGAGCGGAGCGCGTTCTACACGTACGCGGGGCTCGTCGCCGCGACGGCCGCGTACCCGGAGTTCGCGACGACGGGCGGCGACCGCGTCGCGCGGCGCGAGGCGGCGGCGTTCCTCGCGAACGTGAGCCACGAGACGCACGGGCTCGTGCACGTGGTCGAGGTGAACACCGCGAACTACCCGCACTACTGCGACCCCGCGCAGCCGTACGGGTGCCCGGCCGGCCAGGACGCGTACTACGGCCGCGGCCCGCTCCAGCTCTCCTGGAACTTCAACTACCGCGCGGCCGGGGAGGCGCTCGGGATCGACCTCCTGGCCGACCCGTGGCTCGTCGAGCAGGACCCGACCGTCGCGTGGCAGACCGCGCTCTGGTACTGGAACACGCAGCCCGGCACCGCGACGATGACGTGCCACGACGCGATCGTCGGCGAGCACGGCTTCGCCGAGACCATCCGCTCCATCAACGGCCCGCTCGAGTGCGAGGGCGGCAACCCCCGCCAGATGGACAACCGCGTCCGCCTCTTCCGCCACTACGTCGAGATCGTCGGCACCACGACGGGCGACCACCTCACCTGCTGACCGCCCCGCCCGCCCCGCGCCGAACACGACGTTGCTGTCGTTATCAGGCGGATAGCGACAGCGACGTCGTGTTCGGCCGGGTGCAGGGTCGTGGTCGGCGGCCGGTGCGCCGAGCGTGGCGGCCAGGCCGTTGCCGGCCGCAGCAGCGGTCAGGCGCAGGTGAGCGCGTCGTACGGGACGACGGCGGTGCGGCCGTCCGTGGTCGCCGTCGCCTCCCCGGCCGGGACGGTCGCGGCGCGGACGGGGAACGACTGGTAGGCGCTCGTCCCCGGCGCGACGTCCGCGACGACGCGCGAGCCGTACGGCGTGGCGAGCTCGACGTCGACCGGTGCGTCCGCCGTGCTCGTCGCGCGTACCGCGACGTACGCCTTCCCGGCCAGGCACCGCGCCTGGGCGGTCACGGTCAGCGGCGGCTCCCCCGTGCCGGACCCGGGCACGACGGCGTCCCACGGCACGCGCGCGACGAACACGTCCGCAGCGCCCGCATTCGTCGTCCCCGCGGGCGCACCGTACGTGAGCCCGGTGAGCAGCGCCGCCCCGTCGCGGCCGTCGGCCGCGGGGACCGGTGCCGCGAACAGGTTCGCGTCGTCCCACTCGTCCGCGCCGTCGCGCTCGCGCGACCCGGTCTGCGTCGCCTCGCCCGGGGTGCCGTCGGCCGCGACGGGGATCGTCACGACGTCGACCCCGCCGACGGCGGTACCCAGCGCGCCGTACGTCGTGCCGACGACGAGCACGGCGTCGTCCGCGCCGAGGACGCCCGTGACGCCCCGGTCGTCGGTCGACGTGCCGACCTGCGTCGTCCACAGGGCCTCTCCCGCGGGGTCGAACGCCCGCACCACGACGTCGTTGTCCCCGAGGTTGCCGGCCGCGCCGAGCGCCCCGCGCGTGTGCCCGACGGCCACGACCGATCCGTCCGAGCGCGCCACGAGACCGCTGACCTGGTCGTTCTCGCTCGTCGCGACGGCGCGCAGCCACTCCTGCTCGCCGTCCGCGCCGTAGCGCGCGACCCAGCCGTCGTTCGCGCCCGCGGGCTCCGCCCCGGGCATCCCGCCGCCCGACACCCCGCCCACGTACACCGCGCCGTCGGGCGACGCCGCGACCGCGAGCGCCTTGTCCTCGCCGGGCCCGCCGACCTGGCGCAGCCACAGCAGCTCGCCCGCCGCGGAGACCCGGCCGAGCAGCGCGTCCTTGTCCCCGGCGCTCGGCGCGCCGCCGACGGCACCGCTCGTGTACCCGGCGACGTACGCGCCGCCCGCACCGTCGGGCGCGACCGCGTAGAAGCGGTCGGCCGTTCCCGGGTCACCGGTCTGCAGCGTCCACGCCCGCTCGCCGTCGGCGGTCACGGCCGCGACGAACCCGTCGTCGCGCGTCGTGCCCGCGTGCGCGCCGTCGAGGTCGCCCTTCGTGTACCCGGCGACGAGCACCCCGCCGTCGGCGCCCGGCACGACGCCGTACGCGCGGTCGTCCGCGCCCGTCGCCACCGCGTGCCGCCAGACCTCGGCGCCCTCGGCGTCGCGCCGTACGACCACCGCGTCCAGGCCGCCCGCGGGCTCGTACCCGTCCCACGCGCCGGCGAGGTCGAGCGCGACGGCGGTGCCGCCGTCGGGCAGTGCCACGACGCCGCCCGCGCGGTCGTCGCCCGTCGATCCGGCGAGCTCCGCGTCCCACGGCACCGCAGGCGTCGTGCGCAGCCGCGCCGAGACGTCGACGATCCCCTCGCGGAACCCGGGCCGCCACACGTCCCAGTCGTGGCCGCCGTCGAGCACGCGCAGCTCGGCCGTCACACCCGGGACGCGGCGCGCCTGGTTGTAGAGGCGCGCGGACTCGAAGTCGATGTCGTGCGTGGCCTCCGCGGGGTTGGGGTTGGCCCACTCGTCGTCGCCGACGGCGACGAACAGGTGCACCGGGAGCGCCGGGTCGAGCGCCGCGAGCGCCGCCGGGTAGGACAGCTCCGTGTACCGGTCGGCGTCGAACGGCGCGGTGCCGACGCCGTAGCCGCCGTGGTCGCGGGCCGAGGAGTCCGCGGGCGGCTGCGGCACGTAGACGGCGGGGCTCAGCACGATGCCCGCGGAGAACGTGTCCTGGTGCGCGAGCGTGAACCGGAGCGCGCCCGCGCCCCCCATGGAGTAGCCGCCGACGGCGCGCGCCTCGCGGTCCTCGACGGTCCGGTAGGTCGCGTCGACGTGCGCGACGAGGTCGCGCGTGAACGCCGTCTCGACGGCGGTGCCGGCGCCGGCGCCCGTCGCGTCCCCGGTGTACAGGGAGTCCGTGTACCAGGAGCCGCGGTCGTTCCACGGCGCGTCGGGCATGACGACGACCATCGGCTGGATCTCGCCCGCCCCGATCAGCTCATCGAGGTCGCCCGTGATCTGCTGCCACGCCGCCTGCGTGTCCCCGCGCCCGTGCAGCAGGTAGAGCGTCGGGTACTCCTGCTCGCCGTCGTCGTAGCCGGGCGGCAGGTAGACCGTGTAGTCGATCGCCCCGGCCGCGGAGTCCGCGACCCGCCCCGCCTCGACCGTGCCCTGCTCCGCCGCCGTCGCGGGCAGCGCGAGCCCCAGCCCGCCCAGCCCGACGGCGAGGGCGAGAGCCGTCCCGACCGCCGTCGTCCCGGGCCGCCGGCCCGGCCGTGGTGCCGTCCCGCGGTGCGCCCGGTCCCGTGGTGCTGCGTCCATCGTGTTCTCCTCGTCGAGATCCGTGAATGTGCTGCCCCCTCCCCCCTCCCCCCACCCGTCGAGCACGACGTTGCTGTCGTGATCGGGCCGATAACGACAGCAACGTCGTGTTCGACCGCGGGCAGGGTCGTGCTCGGCGCCGGGCGCTACCCGGCGGGGCGGCGGTCCGCCAGTGCCAGCACGGTGCGCGCTCGCTCGACCATCGCGACGTCGAGGAACGTGCCGTCCGCCAGCGCGACGACGCCCGTGCCCGACGTCGCGGCGTCGCCCACGCGCTCGACGACCTCGCGCGCTCGGTCCACCTCGTCGGGCGTCGGCAGGAACGCGTCACGGATCGTGGCGAGCTGCCCGGGGTGGATCGCGGTGCGGCCGCAGAACCCGAGCGCCCGCCCGGCGCGGCACGACGTGGCGAGCCCGTCGAGGTCGCGCACGTGCGTGAACGCGGACATCGCGGGCGACGGCAGCCTTGCCGCCCGGGCGGCCACGACGACCCGGCTCCGTGCCCACGCGAGCCCGGCCTCGTCGTCGACCCGCAGGTCGGAGCGCAGGTCGGCTTCGCCGAGCCCGAGGGACGCGACCTGCGGCGACGCCGTCGCGAGCTCGAACGCCCGCTCGACCCCGAGCGCCGACTCGACGAGCAGGTGCAGCGCCCGCCCAGGCAGCGCCGCGGCGAGCGCGCGCACCTCGTCGGCGGACTCGACCTTCGGCGCGCGCGCCCCGACGGCGAGCGGCAGGCCCGCGAGCGCCGCGACGTCGTCGGCGTGCCACGGCGTCGCGGGGTGGTTGATCCGCACCTGGACCCCGCGCGCGGCGGCAGCGTCGTCCAGCAGCCCGACGGCGTTCCCGCGCGCCTCGTCCTTGCGCGCCGGCGCGACGGCGTCCTCGAGGTCCACGAGCACGACGTCGGCCGCGGACGCGAGCGCCTTGGCGACCCGGTCGGGCCGGTCCGCGGGCACGTACAGCAAGGTGAGCGGCGGCGCACCGGCCCGGGACGTGAGCCGGTCTCCCGACCCGGACCCGTCTCGCGGACCCGACGGAGCGCCCGCACTCATACCGCGCCCTCCGCCCGCAGCTCGGCGACGCGCTCGGGTGCGAACCCGAGCTCGCCCAGCACGGCATCGGTGTCGGCGCCGTGCGCGCGGCCGGTGAAGCGGATGACGCCGTCGTTCTCGGACAGCCGGAACAGCGGGCCCTGCATGAGCATCGGCCCGAGCTCGGGGTCCTCGATCTCGTGGATCGTGCCGAGCGCGCGGAACTGCGGGTCGTCGACGATGTCCTGGGCGTCGTAGATCGGCGCGACAGCGGCCTGCGCCTCCTCGAACGCGGCCACGACCTCGTCGCGCGTGCGCTGCGCGATCCAGCCGCCGACGGCCTCGTCGAGGAGGTCCGCGTGCTGCGCGCGCTCGACGCCACTCGCGAACCACGGCTCGTCGATCAGGTCGGGGCGCCCCACGAGGCGCATCACGCGCTCCGCGATGGACTGCGCCGACGTCGAGACCGCGACCCACTGCCCGTCGCGCGTGCGGTAGGTGTTGCGCGGCGCGTTGTTCGCGGACCGGTTGCCGGTGCGCGGCTGCACGGTGCGCAGCTGGTCCCAGCGCGTGATCTGCGGCCCGAGCATCGCGAGGATCGGCTCGATGATCGCCGTGTCGACGACCTGCCCGTGCCCGGTGCGCTCGCGCGTGGACAGCGCGACCATGACGGCGAACGCGGTCGCGAGCGACGCGACGCCGTCGGCGAGCCCGAACGGCGGAAGGGTCGGCGGGCCGTCGGGCTCGCCGGTCATCGCGGCGAACCCGCTCATCGCCTCGGCGAGCGTGCCGAACCCGGGGCGGGTGCGGTACGGCCCGACCTGCCCGAACCCGCTCACGCGCGCGAGCACGAGCCGCGGGTTGCGCGCGGACAGCTCGTCGTAGCCGAGGCCCCATCGCTCGAGCGTGCCGGGCCGGAAGTTCTCGATGACCACGTCCGCGTCGGCGACGAGCGCGAGGAACACCTCGCGCCCGCCCGGGCTGCCGAGGTTCGCGGTGACGGTGCGCTTGTTGCGCCCGAGCGTCTTCCACCACAGGTTCACGCCGTCCTTCGCGGCGCCGTGCGTGCGCGACGGGTCGGGCTTCGTGGGGTGCTCGACCTTGACGACATCGGCACCCAGGTCGCCGAGGTGCATCGCCGCCATCGGCCCGGCGAACAACGTCGACGCGTCGACGACGCGCAGGCCCGCGAGCGCGCCCGCGGCGGCGTCGCGCGAGACGCGCGGTGCGTCCGTCATGCCGTCACCTCCTCGGCGGGCTGGTCGGCGGCGGGCTGGTCGACGGCGAGGTCCCACGCGCAGCGGAACCCGACGGTCGCGCCGCGCGCGAGCCCCAGGCCGGGGACCAGGAGCTTGACCGCGTAGTCCGCCGCGTGGCGCCCGCCCTCGACGTACCAGTCGGAGCCGTCGGCGCGGTAGTCGCTGCCGCCCTTGAGCATGACGAACCGGGTGCGGCCGTCCGAGTGCTCGGAGCCCGTCCAGCTCCACACGGCGGGCTCGCCGCGCGTCCAGCCGGGCTGCTCGGCCGCGCGCTGCCACTCGTCCTCGGTGGGCAGGCGCCCGCCGCGCCACGCGCAGTACGCCCGCGCGTCGTCGAGGTCGACGAAGGTCACGGGCTCGTCCTCCGTGCCGGGCGCGGGACGGCCGTCCGCCCAGTGCGCGAGGAAGCGGTGCGCGACGGCGGGCACGTACCCGGTGGCCGCGAGGAACTCCGCGAACTCCGCGTTCGTCACGTCGCTCCCCACCGCGACCGGAGCGGCGAGCTCGCCGTCGCGCTGGAGGGTCCGCGCGTCGTGCAGACGCGGCGGGAGCGGCTTCCACTCGTCCACGTAGGGCGCGCCCTGGTACGTCCCGGTCTCGCGCGCCCGGTACCGGACGGTCAGCACGTACGGCCCCGCGGGGACGACGACGGCACCAGGCTCGGGCGCGCACGTCGCCCCCGTCCGGCCCGGCCCGACGGCGGCGCTCGACCCGGTCGGGTCCGTCGCCTCGATCGACACCGACGCGGCCGCGGACGCGGCGGGTGACGCGTGGAGGCGGCGCGCGAGCCGGTGCGGGAACCGCGCGTCCGGGTCGTGGCGCGCGGACTCGTCGAGCGACGCGACCACGTCGCGCAGGTGCGGCAGCCATGCCGGCTCGGCGACGCCGTCGGCCACGTGCAGCACCGCGGCGATGCCCCGCGCGGGTACCCGCACCCCGTCGACACCCCCGCCGGACCGAACCCGGGTCTGAGCGTCATCAGCGCCCTGGCGAGCCCTGGGTTGCACGTCACCCAGCGCCTCGGGTGCCACGGAATCCCGGGTTCGGCGGGAGGGGTGGTCGGGCGGGAGGAGGGGGCCGGCGTAGTCCGTGGCGCCTCGGTTCACCAGCGTCCACAGGGTCACGCCGTCGAGGTCCCAGCGCGAGGCGTAGACCCCCGCCGTCTCCGCCTCGGGGGCGAGCTCGGTGAGGGGCGTCCACTCGCCGTCCAGGAGCAGCGGTCGCGCCGCGCGCTGGACCGTGACCAGGCGCTTGACCGTCGCGGCGTCGCGCGGCGACCAGCCGACCCACACGCCGAACACGACCTCCCACACCATGACGCCGACGCCGTTGAGCCACGCGGACTGGAGCTCCTCGGAGTGGTCGCGGTGCCAGCGGCGCACGTGGTGCTGCATGTGCCGGCGCTCGTACCAGTGCGCGCGCAGCACGCCGGGCACGGGCGAGTCGGCGAAGAACTGCGCCCACGACGACGAGTGGTCCTCGATGCGCTCGACCGGAAGCTTGGACTCGCCCTCCAGGACGATGCCGGGCCGCGCGGCCTCGAGCCGCGCGACGAGCTCCGGCTCGGCCTTCTTCAGCGTGTCGAGGAAGACGCCGTCGGCGCCGAGGTCGCGCACGACGGCCGCGAGCTCGGTGAGGTCGTCGTCGCCGCGGCGCGTGCCGACGTCCCACGGGTTGTAGTCGACGAACACGTGCAGGCCCGCGTCGTGGAACGTCCGCACGAGGTCGACGATCCCCGGGACGTCACGGTAGAAGTCCCACTGGTTGCGGTCGTCGATCCCGATGACGGGGTACGCGTGCCACAGCACGACGGCGTCGAGGCCGCCGAACCGCTCGCGCGCGTCGGCGAGGAACCGCTCCGGCGTGAACCGGTGCTCCTCGAACGAGTACAGCAGCTCGTCCCACAGCCACACCTGCGCGACCGTCGAGCACCCGGCAGCCCACGCGGCGTCCGGACGGTCGTACGCGGTGCCCGTGTACCCGTGGCGGCGGCGCGCGTCGTCGCGCCACGCGGCGAGGCGCTCGCGCCACGCCGGGCGGTCGGCGGGGTCGGCCGGGCCGACGAAGATCTTCGCCTCGTCGAGCGCGAGGGACTGCTCGGGAGTGAGCGGCCCGTCGAGCGCGACCTCGGTCGGCAGGTCGATCGGTCGCGGGACCAGCGGGTCGAACGTGTACGTCATGGTGCCTTTCCCTCGGCGGGCGGGCCCGCGCTCGGTCGTGCTGCGAAGTGGCTCAGTTCGGTCAGGTGAGGCTCTCGGCCCGGCGCGCGAGCGCGACGACGTCCGCCGCGTCGGGCACGGCGTCCTGCGCGCCGGGTCGGGTCACGGCGAGCGCGCCCGCCGCGGCGGCGAGCCGCGCGGCGTCGGGCAGGTCCGCGCCGCGCGCGAGCGCCGCGGCGAGGACGCCGCAGAACGTGTCTCCCGCGCCGGTCGTGTCCACGGCCTCGACGGGGACCGCGGGGACGTGCCTCTGCAGCGTGCCACCGGGCAGCCGCTCGAGCACGAGGCTGCCCCGGCCGCCGAGCGTCACGACGACGGCCGGGACGCGCAGGAGCAGAAGGCTCGCGAGGCCGCTGGGGTCCGTCTCACGCTCCGTCGGACCGACCAGGTCGGCCGCCTCGTGCTCGTTGACGACGAGCACGTCGATCGCGTCCCAGACGTCGTCCGGCAGGTCGCGCGACGGTGCCGCGTTGAGCACCAGCAGCGCGCCGGGGCGACGCGCGGCCGCGGCGGCACGGACGACGTCGAGCGGGATCTCGAGCTGCGCGAGCACGACGTCCGCCGCGGCGATCCGCTCGGCCTGGGCCGCGCCGACCGTCACGTGCGAGTTCGCGCCGGGCGCGACGACGATCGCGTTCTCGCCGTCGGGCGAGACGGTGATGAGGGCGGTGCCGGTCGGGACGTCGACGCGCTCGACGAGGTCGGTGCGCACCCCGCCGCGGTCGAGCGACGCGAGCAGCAGGTCGGCCGCGTCGTCGTGGCCGAGCGCGCCGACGAACGTCGTGTCGGCGCCGCCCGCGCGCGCCGCGGCGACCGCCTGGTTCGCGCCCTTGCCGCCCGGGTTGCGCCGCAGGTCGCCGCCGAGGATGGTCTCGCCGCCGCCGGGGTGGCGCGGGACGTCCACGACGAGGTCGACGTTCGCCGACCCGACCACCACGACCCGTCCCGACCCGCCCCGGACCGTGGCGCCCTGCTCCCCGTCCGCCGTCCTGCTCATGCCGGTGCCTCCTCCGTGGGACCCTGCACGGCTCCCCCGGCCACCACGACCGGCGTCGCCGCGA
Protein-coding sequences here:
- a CDS encoding asparaginase; translation: MRTFTLTLSGRAVAAVVALVLACAALAATVAYTVADSRASAAAARAEGAAAPVLASGTAPANPLGIASARYATATATAAAEKPKVVVVATGGTMAGKATGRDTFTSYRAGTYLMADMLDTLRPELDAVADVTAVQFGNAGSSGYSMEQFHALTLEVEKQLKTADAVVVTTGTDTQEEFAYWLDLTVRSRKPVVTSGSMRPWGSGDGPGSSLVFGTDAPANLYNAIKVAASQQTFCFGTVLMLNDEIQAAREVTKTNSYRTDTFQTREYGVLGWIDGDNVTLGRAPARVMSCDTEEWFTPFDLAKVDPKTLPRVEIVTSYQQAGGEGVAAFANAGVRGIVTAGTGAGGISSAMSQARTAAIRDKGVWFVSTTRTGSGSSYGGGTGIIAGGDLTAVKARLLLLLSRAFTDDFATAQGWFTTYGNASFDQSATAATVGAEPGSTTVLFSGTATPSCKAAGKQLWLTVSVTNTDTVPIDVHVQAAAGEHTFSAVPAGGTVDKTFAVKGKAIEAGEATLVASKTVAGRDVRSQATAAYPETSCR
- a CDS encoding chitinase; translated protein: MTDPTPTAATPPTFVVTEPQFEAMFPERSAFYTYAGLVAATAAYPEFATTGGDRVARREAAAFLANVSHETHGLVHVVEVNTANYPHYCDPAQPYGCPAGQDAYYGRGPLQLSWNFNYRAAGEALGIDLLADPWLVEQDPTVAWQTALWYWNTQPGTATMTCHDAIVGEHGFAETIRSINGPLECEGGNPRQMDNRVRLFRHYVEIVGTTTGDHLTC
- a CDS encoding alpha/beta hydrolase-fold protein; this encodes MDAAPRDRAHRGTAPRPGRRPGTTAVGTALALAVGLGGLGLALPATAAEQGTVEAGRVADSAAGAIDYTVYLPPGYDDGEQEYPTLYLLHGRGDTQAAWQQITGDLDELIGAGEIQPMVVVMPDAPWNDRGSWYTDSLYTGDATGAGAGTAVETAFTRDLVAHVDATYRTVEDREARAVGGYSMGGAGALRFTLAHQDTFSAGIVLSPAVYVPQPPADSSARDHGGYGVGTAPFDADRYTELSYPAALAALDPALPVHLFVAVGDDEWANPNPAEATHDIDFESARLYNQARRVPGVTAELRVLDGGHDWDVWRPGFREGIVDVSARLRTTPAVPWDAELAGSTGDDRAGGVVALPDGGTAVALDLAGAWDGYEPAGGLDAVVVRRDAEGAEVWRHAVATGADDRAYGVVPGADGGVLVAGYTKGDLDGAHAGTTRDDGFVAAVTADGERAWTLQTGDPGTADRFYAVAPDGAGGAYVAGYTSGAVGGAPSAGDKDALLGRVSAAGELLWLRQVGGPGEDKALAVAASPDGAVYVGGVSGGGMPGAEPAGANDGWVARYGADGEQEWLRAVATSENDQVSGLVARSDGSVVAVGHTRGALGAAGNLGDNDVVVRAFDPAGEALWTTQVGTSTDDRGVTGVLGADDAVLVVGTTYGALGTAVGGVDVVTIPVAADGTPGEATQTGSRERDGADEWDDANLFAAPVPAADGRDGAALLTGLTYGAPAGTTNAGAADVFVARVPWDAVVPGSGTGEPPLTVTAQARCLAGKAYVAVRATSTADAPVDVELATPYGSRVVADVAPGTSAYQSFPVRAATVPAGEATATTDGRTAVVPYDALTCA
- a CDS encoding HpcH/HpaI aldolase/citrate lyase family protein, encoding MPADRPDRVAKALASAADVVLVDLEDAVAPARKDEARGNAVGLLDDAAAARGVQVRINHPATPWHADDVAALAGLPLAVGARAPKVESADEVRALAAALPGRALHLLVESALGVERAFELATASPQVASLGLGEADLRSDLRVDDEAGLAWARSRVVVAARAARLPSPAMSAFTHVRDLDGLATSCRAGRALGFCGRTAIHPGQLATIRDAFLPTPDEVDRAREVVERVGDAATSGTGVVALADGTFLDVAMVERARTVLALADRRPAG
- a CDS encoding CaiB/BaiF CoA transferase family protein — translated: MTDAPRVSRDAAAGALAGLRVVDASTLFAGPMAAMHLGDLGADVVKVEHPTKPDPSRTHGAAKDGVNLWWKTLGRNKRTVTANLGSPGGREVFLALVADADVVIENFRPGTLERWGLGYDELSARNPRLVLARVSGFGQVGPYRTRPGFGTLAEAMSGFAAMTGEPDGPPTLPPFGLADGVASLATAFAVMVALSTRERTGHGQVVDTAIIEPILAMLGPQITRWDQLRTVQPRTGNRSANNAPRNTYRTRDGQWVAVSTSAQSIAERVMRLVGRPDLIDEPWFASGVERAQHADLLDEAVGGWIAQRTRDEVVAAFEEAQAAVAPIYDAQDIVDDPQFRALGTIHEIEDPELGPMLMQGPLFRLSENDGVIRFTGRAHGADTDAVLGELGFAPERVAELRAEGAV
- a CDS encoding SUMF1/EgtB/PvdO family nonheme iron enzyme gives rise to the protein MTYTFDPLVPRPIDLPTEVALDGPLTPEQSLALDEAKIFVGPADPADRPAWRERLAAWRDDARRRHGYTGTAYDRPDAAWAAGCSTVAQVWLWDELLYSFEEHRFTPERFLADARERFGGLDAVVLWHAYPVIGIDDRNQWDFYRDVPGIVDLVRTFHDAGLHVFVDYNPWDVGTRRGDDDLTELAAVVRDLGADGVFLDTLKKAEPELVARLEAARPGIVLEGESKLPVERIEDHSSSWAQFFADSPVPGVLRAHWYERRHMQHHVRRWHRDHSEELQSAWLNGVGVMVWEVVFGVWVGWSPRDAATVKRLVTVQRAARPLLLDGEWTPLTELAPEAETAGVYASRWDLDGVTLWTLVNRGATDYAGPLLPPDHPSRRTRDSVAPEALGDVQPRARQGADDAQTRVRSGGGVDGVRVPARGIAAVLHVADGVAEPAWLPHLRDVVASLDESARHDPDARFPHRLARRLHASPAASAAASVSIEATDPTGSSAAVGPGRTGATCAPEPGAVVVPAGPYVLTVRYRARETGTYQGAPYVDEWKPLPPRLHDARTLQRDGELAAPVAVGSDVTNAEFAEFLAATGYVPAVAHRFLAHWADGRPAPGTEDEPVTFVDLDDARAYCAWRGGRLPTEDEWQRAAEQPGWTRGEPAVWSWTGSEHSDGRTRFVMLKGGSDYRADGSDWYVEGGRHAADYAVKLLVPGLGLARGATVGFRCAWDLAVDQPAADQPAEEVTA
- a CDS encoding ribokinase; this translates as MSRTADGEQGATVRGGSGRVVVVGSANVDLVVDVPRHPGGGETILGGDLRRNPGGKGANQAVAAARAGGADTTFVGALGHDDAADLLLASLDRGGVRTDLVERVDVPTGTALITVSPDGENAIVVAPGANSHVTVGAAQAERIAAADVVLAQLEIPLDVVRAAAAARRPGALLVLNAAPSRDLPDDVWDAIDVLVVNEHEAADLVGPTERETDPSGLASLLLLRVPAVVVTLGGRGSLVLERLPGGTLQRHVPAVPVEAVDTTGAGDTFCGVLAAALARGADLPDAARLAAAAGALAVTRPGAQDAVPDAADVVALARRAESLT